The Oscillospiraceae bacterium genome contains a region encoding:
- a CDS encoding chromate transporter, producing MQRTKKPYAKLFLSTLTLSAFTFGGGFVIVPLMRKKFVEELHWLGDSEMMDLIAIAQSSPGAIAVNASILLGYRVAGVAGAMLTVLGTILPPLVILSVISYFYAAFRANPYVSLVMKGMQAGVAAVILDVVLTMGRSVLAQRRWLPAVMLAGSFIAIYFFKVNILWIILACGLAGVLDAARSRKAV from the coding sequence ATGCAGCGCACTAAAAAACCATACGCAAAACTGTTTCTTTCCACCCTGACCCTCAGCGCCTTTACCTTCGGGGGCGGGTTTGTGATCGTGCCGCTGATGCGCAAAAAATTTGTGGAAGAGCTTCACTGGCTGGGCGACAGCGAAATGATGGACCTGATCGCCATTGCCCAGTCCTCGCCCGGCGCCATCGCCGTGAACGCCTCCATCCTGCTGGGGTACCGGGTTGCCGGGGTGGCCGGCGCCATGCTCACGGTCCTCGGCACCATCCTGCCGCCGCTGGTAATCCTTTCGGTCATCTCTTATTTTTACGCGGCGTTCCGCGCAAACCCCTATGTGAGCCTGGTCATGAAGGGCATGCAGGCCGGGGTGGCGGCCGTAATTCTCGATGTGGTGCTCACCATGGGGCGCTCGGTGCTGGCGCAGCGGCGCTGGCTGCCCGCAGTCATGCTTGCCGGCTCCTTTATCGCCATATACTTCTTTAAGGTGAACATCCTGTGGATCATCCTGGCCTGCGGTCTCGCGGGCGTTCTGGATGCCGCCCGCAGCAGAAAGGCGGTGTAG
- a CDS encoding LysR family transcriptional regulator — MTRRHLQIFLRVCDCGCNMTRAAEALYLSQPAVSQAVAELEQYYGARLFERMGRRLYLTPAGERFREYAVHIEALFDHMEKGLRSGDSSGLVRVGASITVGSQFLPYYVKAFRQKDPAIEVQVRVRPSKELERALHTNQLDLALVEDAVQGEGLMAEPYMEDELVGICSPCGPFEQGELVSRELFLQQKFLLREPGSGTREVFDRALAAAGVTADPLWESASTGALVNAAMEGLGVAVLPRRLVAVPLARGRVRAFRVEGMDFRRTFQMVWHKDKFLTPAMRRFMELCRTYELDYPSPQPG, encoded by the coding sequence ATGACACGCCGGCATCTCCAGATTTTTTTGAGGGTGTGCGATTGCGGCTGCAACATGACCCGGGCGGCCGAGGCGCTTTACCTGAGCCAGCCCGCGGTGAGCCAGGCAGTGGCGGAGTTGGAGCAGTATTACGGCGCCCGGCTGTTTGAGCGCATGGGGCGGCGGCTGTATCTGACGCCGGCGGGGGAGCGGTTCCGGGAATACGCGGTGCACATAGAAGCGCTGTTCGATCACATGGAAAAGGGCCTGCGCAGCGGGGATTCCAGCGGCCTGGTGCGGGTAGGGGCCAGCATAACGGTGGGCTCACAGTTTTTGCCCTATTATGTGAAGGCGTTCCGGCAAAAAGACCCTGCCATTGAGGTGCAGGTGCGGGTGCGGCCCTCGAAGGAATTGGAGCGGGCGCTGCACACAAACCAGCTGGATCTTGCGCTGGTGGAGGACGCGGTGCAGGGCGAGGGGCTGATGGCGGAGCCCTACATGGAGGATGAGCTGGTGGGGATCTGCTCGCCGTGCGGGCCCTTTGAACAGGGGGAACTGGTGAGCAGGGAGCTGTTTTTGCAGCAAAAGTTTTTGCTGCGGGAGCCTGGCAGCGGCACCAGGGAGGTGTTTGACCGGGCACTGGCGGCCGCCGGCGTGACAGCGGACCCCCTGTGGGAGAGCGCCAGCACGGGCGCGCTGGTGAATGCGGCCATGGAGGGGCTGGGGGTGGCGGTGCTGCCGCGGCGGCTGGTGGCGGTGCCGCTTGCGCGGGGGAGGGTGCGCGCGTTCAGGGTGGAGGGGATGGACTTCCGCCGCACCTTCCAGATGGTATGGCACAAGGACAAGTTTTTGACCCCGGCCATGCGCCGCTTTATGGAGCTTTGCCGGACCTATGAGCTGGATTACCCGAGCCCCCAGCCGGGGTGA
- a CDS encoding amidohydrolase → MQADLILKSTAIFTSTGEETLAGAVAVTGGKIVYVGPVEGAGALKGPDTRVLDLGGSMLAPGFHDSHLHFFLSAIYDSPYVVFCEGRSEQDCVDALAPLAAVRPKEEWLVCHGWYHPLWADPREPSKQSLDAVYPDRPVAMTSGDLHTLWLNSKGLERLGLTPDSVPPEGGRYGKDENGQLTGLLYEAASDEALPKVFAFSEAETCSAYRAFVKKLNAQGITSVCDMSTMAGSGPDLVREDIYLRLQQAGQLTVRVHMFPTLLDDLSRPQWMRRTFTGEILRFCGVKQFSDGVSSTHTAYLKEPYSNAYFPGDRGCTVTPPETLRRLVLKAAQQGFPVRIHTIGDEAIHQALDYFEEARAKYGPLPAGQNCLEHLENFQPADIARLRELDVLAACQPPHMVLDPEGVERDLGPQRARYMWPFCTYERLGIKYAFGTDSPVVGIGSMNVLYDAVTRQSPVDGSPKGGWQPHEKITAAQALRAYTRGSAMAAGRLSELGTIEPGKLADLVVLDKNLLAIDPQEILSARVVMTLLGGEIVYQAD, encoded by the coding sequence ATGCAGGCAGATCTGATCCTCAAAAGCACCGCCATCTTCACCTCCACCGGCGAGGAAACCCTTGCCGGCGCCGTGGCCGTAACGGGCGGCAAGATCGTGTACGTGGGCCCCGTCGAAGGGGCCGGGGCCCTCAAAGGCCCCGACACCCGCGTGCTGGACCTGGGCGGCAGCATGCTCGCCCCGGGCTTTCACGATTCCCATCTGCACTTTTTCCTCTCCGCCATCTACGACAGCCCCTATGTGGTCTTCTGCGAGGGCCGCAGCGAGCAGGACTGTGTGGATGCGCTCGCCCCCCTGGCCGCCGTACGCCCCAAAGAGGAATGGTTGGTGTGCCACGGCTGGTACCACCCCCTGTGGGCCGATCCCCGCGAGCCCAGCAAACAAAGCCTGGACGCCGTATACCCCGACCGCCCCGTCGCCATGACCAGCGGCGACCTGCACACCTTGTGGCTCAACAGCAAGGGTCTGGAACGTCTGGGGCTCACCCCCGATTCCGTCCCCCCCGAGGGCGGCCGCTACGGCAAGGACGAAAACGGCCAGCTCACCGGCCTTTTGTACGAGGCCGCCTCGGACGAAGCGCTGCCCAAAGTGTTCGCTTTCTCCGAGGCCGAAACCTGCAGCGCCTACCGGGCCTTTGTAAAAAAGCTCAACGCCCAGGGCATCACCAGCGTGTGTGATATGTCCACCATGGCGGGCTCCGGCCCCGATCTGGTGCGCGAGGATATCTACCTCCGGCTCCAGCAGGCGGGCCAGCTCACCGTGCGTGTGCACATGTTCCCCACCCTGCTGGACGACCTCTCCCGCCCCCAGTGGATGCGCCGCACCTTCACCGGCGAAATCCTGCGCTTCTGCGGCGTCAAGCAATTTTCCGACGGCGTTTCCAGCACCCATACCGCCTATTTAAAAGAGCCTTACTCCAACGCCTATTTCCCCGGCGACCGGGGCTGCACCGTCACCCCGCCCGAAACGCTGCGCCGGTTGGTGCTCAAGGCGGCCCAGCAGGGTTTTCCGGTGCGCATCCACACCATCGGCGACGAGGCCATCCACCAGGCGCTGGATTACTTTGAGGAAGCCCGCGCAAAATACGGCCCCCTGCCCGCCGGTCAAAACTGCCTGGAGCATCTGGAAAACTTCCAGCCGGCCGATATCGCCCGCCTCAGGGAACTGGACGTGCTGGCCGCCTGCCAGCCGCCCCACATGGTGCTGGACCCCGAAGGGGTCGAGCGGGACCTCGGTCCCCAGCGCGCCAGGTATATGTGGCCCTTTTGCACCTACGAGCGGCTGGGCATCAAATATGCCTTCGGCACCGACAGCCCGGTGGTGGGCATCGGCAGCATGAACGTCCTTTACGACGCCGTCACCCGCCAAAGCCCGGTGGACGGCTCGCCCAAAGGCGGCTGGCAGCCCCACGAAAAGATCACCGCGGCCCAGGCCCTGCGGGCCTACACCCGCGGCAGCGCCATGGCCGCGGGCCGTCTTTCAGAGCTCGGCACCATCGAGCCGGGCAAGCTGGCGGACCTTGTGGTGCTGGACAAAAACCTCCTGGCCATCGACCCTCAGGAGATCCTTTCCGCTCGTGTGGTCATGACCCTCCTGGGCGGCGAGATCGTGTACCAGGCCGATTGA
- a CDS encoding chromate transporter has protein sequence MIYLQLFWSFFQIGLFSIGGGYAAMPLIQHQVVEAHAWLTLTQFTDIITIAEMTPGPIAVNSATFVGIHIAGIPGALIATAGCILPSCIIVLTLAHLYFKYRSFLFLKGVLQGLRPAVVGMIASAGLSILLLALFGSGSGRPSFAQLDPVALCLFAAALFVLRKWKKSPILILAGAGVAGLLLYQLV, from the coding sequence ATGATCTATCTTCAGCTTTTCTGGAGCTTTTTCCAGATCGGCCTGTTCAGCATCGGCGGCGGCTATGCGGCCATGCCCCTGATCCAGCATCAGGTGGTGGAGGCGCACGCCTGGCTCACCCTCACCCAGTTCACAGACATCATCACCATCGCCGAAATGACCCCCGGCCCCATCGCGGTAAATTCCGCCACCTTTGTGGGCATCCACATTGCGGGCATCCCCGGCGCGCTCATCGCCACGGCCGGGTGCATCCTGCCCTCCTGCATCATCGTGCTCACCCTGGCGCACCTGTATTTCAAATACCGCAGCTTTTTGTTTTTAAAGGGGGTCCTGCAGGGCCTGCGCCCCGCCGTGGTGGGCATGATCGCCAGCGCCGGGCTCTCCATCCTGCTGCTGGCGCTGTTCGGCAGCGGATCCGGGCGGCCCTCCTTTGCACAGCTCGACCCGGTGGCCCTGTGCCTGTTTGCAGCCGCGCTCTTCGTGCTGCGCAAATGGAAAAAAAGCCCCATCCTGATCCTGGCGGGGGCAGGCGTCGCGGGCCTCCTCCTCTATCAGCTCGTGTAA